The nucleotide window TTCTGGAGTCAATCGAACAGAGTACGCGTTATCCGGTGCCACAACGAATGATTGGACATCCGGAACATCGCTTTCTATTGTCAATGAAGGTATAACGAATATAGTAGCTCGCACAATAGATAATGTAGGTAATATTAGCTCACAAGCAACTGGAAAGGTTTATATTGATCGATCTGCACCAGTCGTAAGCTTAGTAGAAAAAAAGCAGAATGCTATGTCGGCAATCATACAATTATCAGCCACAGATTCCTTGTCGGGTATTAGCAAAATACAAATGCCTGATGGTTCTATCATAGCAGCTAATCAGGCAAATTATACGGTAACTAAAAATGGGAATTATACATTTACGGTCATCGATAATGCGAATAATGCTATCACTAAAAGTATTGAAATTACAGATCTGGATGCGACTGCTCCTCAACTGATTTTGCAAAAATCATCCGATTCATGGACTTCTAAAGTAACGATCTCGGCTTTAGCAGAAGACACTGAAAGTGGAGTGAGTTATATACGTTTACCGGATAACAGCTTGCAAACAGGGGCAAATGCTACTTTTGACGCTACTAAAAACGGTACGTATACCTTTACAGCAGTTGATCGCGCCAATAATGAAATAAGTCAGACCATTGCAATCAACAATATCGATGATCAATCACCAACGTTTTCGATCTCGCAAAATGGTGCAGATTGGACGAATAAAGATATCGATGTAACCTTTTCTTTTTCAGATCAGGAAATGGGATTGGATTCTGATCGTTTGTACTATACATGGACAAATTCACCGAAAGAACCAGACTCTTGGGAATCAGCAGCTATCAATAATCACCTTACGCTCGCTACAGAGGGAATATGGTACTTGCATGCTAAGGGATATGATAAAGCTAACAATTCTGTTGTTTTTACATCCCATCCTTATCGCATACAGCATATTCCAGCAGCACCAGAACTGAATGTAATTGGAAAGGCGACAGACAAGACACTGGTTTCTTGGAATCTTCCTGCTGGCAATATAGAAACTGATGGCTTGAGATATGTGATAGAGAATAAAACAACGGGAAGTACTTGGTCGGTAAACTATCCAGTTAACGAGTTGTCGGATACCTCTTTGATTGAAGGATCAGAGTATGAATATGTCATTACAGCTTACAATCATGTGGGCAATAGTACTGGAACTCATTCTGTCAAAGGTTTTACATTGCCGGGAAAAACGGTGCATGCCAATGTATATTCGATCGACAGTGATTATGAACATGCACTTGTTCGTATACAAGCTGTGAAATCAGCTATAGGTTATCGCATTACATCTACCAATTTAACTACACAACAGGTTGATGATGATATTACGGTGACTGGAAACACATACGAACAAATTAGCCATTTACAGCCTTATACATGGTATGACATCGCAATCAGAGCCATAAATAGCTCCGGTGAAGGAGATGCTTATCATGTGAGTTTTCTATCTTTACCAGACCGAGTGTCTGGATTTACAAGTGCCGTTGTTTATGAACATGCGATTGGTCTGACATGGAATTCTGTAACACAAAATGTATATAATCCGACAGTTACAGAAGATACCTATTATAAATTGTTACAAAACGATCAGACTAGAATTTACGAAGGTAAAGCTGTGCAGTTCGAAAATACAGGTTTACAGTCAGGAACTCCATACAGCTATAGTATTGCAGCAAGTAACCGAACAGGAAGTGGTAGTCTATCCTATTTAAATGATGTATGGACCTTACCAGAAGGAGTAAGCAATGTAAGGCAACATTCTGCGACTACAGAAGATATTGTTCTGCAATGGAATGCACCACGAGGTGTATCAGGATATCGAGCAGTTATTGATGATACTTATACAATTATGATTCACTCACCAGTCAATAGGTATACATTTCAAGGATTTGAAGCAGGTACTGTTCACAAGATTGAAATTAGTCCATTTAATAAATCGGGTTATGGCCAATCGATAAGTACAATGGGGATGACATTACCAGATCAACCACTTCAAACAGATGCTGAAGTTACGGAGATTTCAGAGAACTCGATTACATTGTCGATACGCCAAATTCGGGGTGCAACTAGGTACAGTATTCAAATGAATGGAAACGAATATATTGTTAATGCTGGCACTACCATTATATCTAATCTAAAAGGCGGAACAGTTTATGATTTTAGCGTGAGAGCTGGTAATATGGCGGGTTGGGGAACAGCATTTACCGGAGAAGCTTTAACTTTGCCCGTTGCTCCTACTAGTTATCATGTCATAAATTCATCCTCGAATTCCGTTCATTTGGGTTGGGAGAAGGTAAGAAGTGCCGATTATTATCAAATCTACTCTTCTAATAATCATCTTATCCAAACCGTGACCAAACCAGAAGCTATCTTCAATGGCTTAACTCCGGGGGGATTTGAAACATTCAAGTTTAAAGCCATCAATCGTTCCGGTACAGGTAGAGCATCTGATTTCTCATGGAGAAATTTGCCGGGATTTGAAAAAGAATCTGAAATGGATTGGAGTGCCTTGGTTTCTATAAATGCAGTGGATACTCATCATATATCTATATCATGGGAACCAGTACACGGCGCAGATTACTACAATATAGTAAATAACGAAGGGCAAAAGATCATTCAGACAACGGATTGTCGATCGGTTATCTCTGGTCTACCTAGCGCAAGTATGATTACTGGTTACACCGTCGTGCCAGTCAATTCGGCAGGTAATGGTAGAGCGCTTTTAGTGCCGGATACAATGACAAAACCAGATGCGACGTTCTCAGTATCCTATGAGAGCACTAGATCAACAGTTACCCTTCATATTGCACATGATTTGACACAGGAGCAGTTTGTAATTGAACGACAAGGTCAGGAAATATACAGAGGTACTTCGGAAGGATTTCAACAATATACACAGGAGCATTTGCAATCGGGTTCAGAATATACTTTCCATATCTGGACAGAAAATAAATATGGAGAACAATCAGCGGTTGTACAAATCGTAACCAAAACTAAAAATGAGCATGAAGCAAGTAGTGATGAGCAACTTGCGGATCAATCTTCTATTTTGCCAGAGCCATCCATCGAGCCTAAAAAGGATGAAGATAAAGAACATAAGCATAATGAAGAAACACGACCGATTACTGCAACTTCATTCATCGATATTGATAAAAGCTTTGCAAAAGAAGCCATTACGCGATTGCAAACACTCGGTATTGTGGAAGGAATGACAGAAGAGAAATTCATGCCGCAAGATGGCACGACACGTATACAGTTTTTGGCAATGTTGACTCGTTTGGTATTGCCAAATGATCAGATTCAGGATGCCCAAAATACAGCTTTGACTTTTGTTGATACTGATTCATCTGCTTGGTATATTCCTACATTAAAAGCAGCGGTTCGAGCAGGAATTGCGCAAGGATATGATAAGGATTTCTTCAAGCC belongs to Paenibacillus sp. JQZ6Y-1 and includes:
- a CDS encoding OmpL47-type beta-barrel domain-containing protein, coding for MIFNIKQYLSTFLARIIIIALLLMLVNPHMSHAAVGNTTLTPSGSKYNSNEWLNTTSPVAGGSTVNASIPIWMAKSSNPYVTAGMTFRAQLYGELKDGSGSAWGALSSQQLGPYQVYGWNRSYQTLEFTLDASRFKTISRVVLSYSKSGDTYVGYELDPAKTATMTVNDTQAPTSPSITLTSNGWNQSQTFTIGNSTDNTEVKGYFYQINNGDIVSYNSPVVLSNSGIYTITAYAEDITGLRSSTSSVTAYVDHTPPDVPTIRGVTDSYTNAAEVQVSIDHGSDAHSGVNRTEYALSGATTNDWTSGTSLSIVNEGITNIVARTIDNVGNISSQATGKVYIDRSAPVVSLVEKKQNAMSAIIQLSATDSLSGISKIQMPDGSIIAANQANYTVTKNGNYTFTVIDNANNAITKSIEITDLDATAPQLILQKSSDSWTSKVTISALAEDTESGVSYIRLPDNSLQTGANATFDATKNGTYTFTAVDRANNEISQTIAINNIDDQSPTFSISQNGADWTNKDIDVTFSFSDQEMGLDSDRLYYTWTNSPKEPDSWESAAINNHLTLATEGIWYLHAKGYDKANNSVVFTSHPYRIQHIPAAPELNVIGKATDKTLVSWNLPAGNIETDGLRYVIENKTTGSTWSVNYPVNELSDTSLIEGSEYEYVITAYNHVGNSTGTHSVKGFTLPGKTVHANVYSIDSDYEHALVRIQAVKSAIGYRITSTNLTTQQVDDDITVTGNTYEQISHLQPYTWYDIAIRAINSSGEGDAYHVSFLSLPDRVSGFTSAVVYEHAIGLTWNSVTQNVYNPTVTEDTYYKLLQNDQTRIYEGKAVQFENTGLQSGTPYSYSIAASNRTGSGSLSYLNDVWTLPEGVSNVRQHSATTEDIVLQWNAPRGVSGYRAVIDDTYTIMIHSPVNRYTFQGFEAGTVHKIEISPFNKSGYGQSISTMGMTLPDQPLQTDAEVTEISENSITLSIRQIRGATRYSIQMNGNEYIVNAGTTIISNLKGGTVYDFSVRAGNMAGWGTAFTGEALTLPVAPTSYHVINSSSNSVHLGWEKVRSADYYQIYSSNNHLIQTVTKPEAIFNGLTPGGFETFKFKAINRSGTGRASDFSWRNLPGFEKESEMDWSALVSINAVDTHHISISWEPVHGADYYNIVNNEGQKIIQTTDCRSVISGLPSASMITGYTVVPVNSAGNGRALLVPDTMTKPDATFSVSYESTRSTVTLHIAHDLTQEQFVIERQGQEIYRGTSEGFQQYTQEHLQSGSEYTFHIWTENKYGEQSAVVQIVTKTKNEHEASSDEQLADQSSILPEPSIEPKKDEDKEHKHNEETRPITATSFIDIDKSFAKEAITRLQTLGIVEGMTEEKFMPQDGTTRIQFLAMLTRLVLPNDQIQDAQNTALTFVDTDSSAWYIPTLKAAVRAGIAQGYDKDFFKPDQLINREQAAKMLSGALSNLLSQQSISTANYTDNDHVSEWAKKDVNTLTGTQILEGYPDQSFKPQASLTRAESALMIDRAIQTGMIKVPSK